A region of Streptomyces sp. TG1A-60 DNA encodes the following proteins:
- a CDS encoding DUF309 domain-containing protein, translating into MSGTTDDGAAQARDRDTEGRARSARPRDGLGRPLPYGAPGVERQPEGVVRDPEETVAEAQALLDAGKPFHAHEVFEDAWKSGPEEERALWRGLAQLAVGLTHSARGNVRGGARLLRRGAGAVEEWGAGSGRGRPHGVDLAGVGAWARELAGVVEQEGQAVDAGAWAPRLRGGEGVGE; encoded by the coding sequence ATGAGCGGAACAACGGATGACGGGGCGGCACAGGCACGGGACCGGGACACGGAGGGGCGGGCACGGAGCGCACGACCGCGCGACGGGCTGGGACGCCCGCTGCCGTACGGGGCGCCCGGCGTGGAGCGCCAGCCGGAAGGGGTCGTACGGGACCCCGAGGAGACGGTCGCCGAGGCGCAGGCGCTGTTGGACGCGGGGAAGCCGTTCCACGCGCACGAGGTCTTCGAGGACGCCTGGAAGTCCGGACCGGAGGAGGAGCGCGCCCTGTGGCGGGGCCTGGCCCAGCTCGCCGTGGGCCTCACCCACTCGGCGCGCGGCAACGTCAGGGGCGGGGCGCGGCTGCTGCGGCGCGGGGCCGGGGCGGTCGAGGAGTGGGGGGCCGGGAGCGGCCGGGGCCGTCCCCACGGTGTCGATCTGGCCGGGGTGGGCGCCTGGGCACGGGAGCTGGCCGGCGTCGTGGAGCAGGAAGGGCAGGCGGTGGACGCGGGGGCTTGGGCACCTCGGTTGCGTGGGGGCGAGGGCGTGGGCGAGTGA
- a CDS encoding NAD(P)/FAD-dependent oxidoreductase has protein sequence MGDRVYDVIVVGARCAGSPVAMLLARLGHRVLVVDRSSFPSDTVSTHYIHQAGLLKLQEWGLLDEIVAAKTPAIRKMHYAYRGIELNGFADPVDGVDTVYCPRRTVLDEILVNAARRAGAEVLEGFTVSDVIASDGQVTGIRGREGDGPEREFRASVVIGADGFHSTVAKKVGAELYNVRPAAGFVYYSYYSGLDWGLHHKTGLNERWFGSWPTNDGLNMLAIICTRAQLKDFRQNVEARFQAVFDDVAPEMGAQLRDSGRREEDFRPMRYPDNYYRRAHGPGWALVGDAGYHKDPYTGWGITDAFLHGELLAERVHQGLSGERPMDEALAEYNKVRDEESAGVYDFTTTLGELTELPPFFKATMSAMSASQEWTSKMLGLIGGVVPDYEIYAPEALERLYDDAGVPQEERVYDPTA, from the coding sequence ATGGGGGATCGCGTGTACGACGTCATTGTTGTGGGTGCCCGCTGCGCCGGATCACCGGTCGCCATGCTCTTGGCGCGGCTCGGACACCGGGTCCTCGTGGTGGACCGGTCCTCCTTTCCCAGTGACACCGTTTCGACGCACTACATCCACCAGGCGGGGCTGCTGAAGCTCCAGGAGTGGGGACTGCTGGACGAGATCGTGGCGGCGAAGACGCCGGCGATCCGCAAGATGCACTACGCCTACAGGGGGATCGAGCTCAACGGTTTCGCCGACCCCGTCGACGGCGTCGACACCGTGTACTGCCCGCGCCGCACCGTGCTCGACGAGATCCTGGTCAACGCCGCCCGGCGGGCCGGCGCCGAAGTACTCGAGGGCTTCACCGTCTCCGATGTGATCGCCTCCGACGGCCAGGTGACGGGCATCCGCGGACGGGAGGGTGACGGGCCGGAGCGGGAGTTCCGGGCCTCGGTGGTCATCGGCGCGGACGGCTTCCACTCCACGGTCGCCAAGAAGGTCGGAGCGGAGCTGTACAACGTGCGCCCCGCCGCCGGATTCGTCTACTACTCGTACTACAGCGGCCTCGACTGGGGCCTGCACCACAAGACCGGCCTCAACGAGCGCTGGTTCGGCAGCTGGCCCACGAACGACGGACTGAACATGCTGGCCATCATCTGCACCCGCGCCCAGCTGAAGGACTTCCGCCAGAACGTGGAGGCCCGCTTCCAGGCCGTCTTCGACGACGTCGCCCCGGAGATGGGCGCCCAACTGCGCGACAGTGGGCGGCGCGAGGAGGACTTCCGTCCCATGCGCTACCCGGACAACTACTACCGCCGTGCCCACGGCCCCGGCTGGGCCCTCGTGGGCGACGCCGGCTACCACAAGGACCCCTACACCGGGTGGGGCATCACCGACGCCTTCCTCCACGGCGAACTGCTCGCCGAGCGCGTCCATCAGGGGCTGTCCGGAGAGCGGCCGATGGACGAGGCGCTGGCCGAGTACAACAAGGTGCGGGACGAGGAGAGTGCCGGTGTCTACGACTTCACCACCACGCTCGGTGAACTCACCGAACTCCCGCCGTTCTTCAAGGCGACGATGAGCGCGATGAGCGCCAGCCAGGAGTGGACGAGCAAGATGCTCGGCCTGATCGGCGGCGTGGTCCCGGACTACGAGATCTACGCGCCGGAGGCCCTGGAGCGTCTCTACGACGACGCGGGTGTACCGCAGGAAGAGCGGGTCTACGACCCGACTGCCTGA